The DNA sequence ggcaactgctcggcatctgactgtaaggcgctacagagggtagtgtgtacggcctagtacatcactggggccaagcttcctgccatccaggacctatataataggcagtgtcagaggaaagcccatgaAATTGTCATAGACTCCTGCCACCCAATAcatgttttctctgctaccgcatgacaaccggtaccggagcgtcaagtctaggaccaaaaggctccttaacagcttctacccccaagcgataagactactgaacaattaatcaaatggccaccggactattacgttgatgtactaggccgtacgcactactctgtagcgccatgcagtcggaggccgagcagttgccatgccaggcagtgatgcaaccagtcaggatgctcttgatggtgcagctgtagaaccttttgaagatctgaggacccatgccaaatattttcagtctcctgaggaggaatagattttggtgtgcttggaccatgttagtttgttggtgatgtggacaccaaggaacttgaagctctcaacctgcaccactacagccccgtcgatgagaatgggggcgagctcggtcctccttttcctgtagtccacaatcatctcctttgtctttatcacattgagggagaggttgttgtcctggcaccacacggccagatctctgacctcctccctataggctgtctcgtcgttgtcgttgatcaggcctaccactgtttgtcatcggcaaacttaatgatggtgttggagtcatgcctggccgtagtcatgagtgaacaaggagtacaggaggggactgagcacgcacccctgaggggcccccgtgttgaggatcagcgtggcagatgtgttgttacctacccttaccacctgggggcggcccgtcaggaagtccaggatccagttgcagagggaggtgtttagtcccagggtccttagcttagtgatgagctttgagggcactatggtgttgaatgctgagctgtagtcaattaatagaattctcacatagttgttccttttgtccaggtgggaaagggcagtgtggagtgcaatagagactgcatcatctgtggatctgttggggcggtatgcaaattggagtgggtctagggtttctggaataatggtgttgatgtgagccatgaccagcctttcaaagcacttcatggctacagatgtgagtgctactagtcggtagtcatttaggcaggttaacttagtgttcttgggcacagggactatggtggtctgcttgaaacatgttggtattacagactcagacagggagaggttgaaaatgtaagtgaagacacttgccagttggttagtgtatgctcggagtacacgtcctggtaatccctctggccctgcggccttgtgaatgttgacctgtttaaaggtcttactcacatcggctgcggagagtgtgatcacacagtcgtccggaacagccgATGCTCGTTTGAAAAATTGTTGAAAACATTTTCAAATAATTTGAGAAAAAAAGAATACAGCAATATATATTCATAGTAACAAATAACTCAATGTTACTTCTATCATTTTGATCAGACGCACATACTTGTACTACAATTTCAGCATCTTATGttttcttactttgcgttttctCATTTTGGACAGATTTGTAAAAGCCGTCCTGGATAAATGGTCGACTCATAATCACAAAAATATTACAtgaccaaatcaaattttattggtcacatacacgtgtttagcagatgttattgcgagtgtagagaaatgcttgtgaaAAATAGTtattcccagctgtatgtaataacacataacattttctgggctaacaatgtaagaaataatacattaaaaaaatactgcaaagtttcctaaggactggAAGTGAGGCGGCCCTCTATGTTGGCGCCATCTTTAGACACCAGACAGCAGTacataaataaatcaaattcTCCTTACAATAACTGCTTTGGTTTAACAAAACGGCATACAAAATCTCAATCAAATAGTTGGTGTTTTATTTTCTGACATGCATGCAAGGTACAGAATAGAATCGGTTAAATATTTTTCATTGGTTATTTTAAAAACACCATAAAAAAGCACCATGAAATGACCCATGTTTCACTACACAGACATGATAGTAATATTAAATACATTGAAACTAAGAACACATTTAGTTTGATCCCTAAGCATCTCATAAAAAAAGATTAACATAACAAAATGAAAGGGCAATAGACCAACAATACTCAACGGGATATGACCATATTATCATGGtttcaacacattttttttttaaagcatttaAATGTTTCTTCCAAGAGAAACAAGTATTTGTACAAAACTCCTCCTCAATGAGGGAGCCTGCTCCTCATTGGTCGACACACACAACTAATCAACTAGATCACCACCTGAAAGGGGTGGGGCTAGCCCTTTAAATGACCTGCAGTCATTAGTTCTCTCTCAACGGTGCCATTGCCTGTGAGCAGCAGCAAATGTATGTCGTTTGTACTGTTATGTAGATTGATATTGTGTCTGGTTTGATTGTTGTGCACTTCTCTTATTTGCTCATTGTGTAACACTAGCATGTGGAGTACTACATTTGTGTAACATTGTGTAACACTAGCATGTGGAGTACTACATTTGGGTATGTTTGCCCTTTTATTTACCATGTGCCTCTGTTTTGCATCaacattgtttttgttttgttccttGACATCTCCATTTTGTTAACAGTTACACCGTCTGAACCCTACGAAGACCAAAGATACACATCTATTCAATAGAAGGTCAAGGCTACCCTCTTTCTGTTCATGCAGACATACCCACTGTTACTGCCCAGCCATCCCGCCAAGACTTTAATCTATTTTACACTTCAGAACTATAACATCTAGTATCTCTGTTGTTAACCAGATCTGTACTTATTTTAGGAGGCTTTCTGTTTTCCACCCCTCTCCTGTCCATTATGCTGTCTATTTTGATACCATTGGAAATTCTTGGCTAATGCTACTCCTGCTAGTCCCGCTACTCCTGTTCCTGCTATTATTACTACTCCTGCTGGTAGTCCCAATGCTAGTCCTGCAACTCCTACTGCTGACCCTGCTACTCCTGCCATACCTGCTAGTGCTACCAATGCTAGTCCATCTAACCCTGCTAGTGCTACCAATGCTACGCCTGCTACCCCTACTAGTACTCCCAATACTCCTTTTATTTCTTCCAATGCTGGTCCGACTGCTGCTCGCATTCCTTCTGTTGGTACTACCAATGCTGGTCCAGCTCTTCCTCTTGATCTCGCTAGTTTTGCTATTCCCAATGCTGGTCCGGTTGCTACTGTTGGTTCCACTGGGTCTGTTGGTCCCGCTACTCTCACTACTCCTGAGAGTATTAACAATGTAATGGCTGCTGCCAGAAGAGCTGCTGCTGTAGCACCCCAAGTTGTAGACCTGCTCTGTATCTTCTGGGCTGTGGTCTCACTCTGAGCATTCTGGTCCATCTTGTTGGTGTAGCTCCCCCCTTTATTCACCTCCACCATCTCTTCTATTTTCTCCAGCAGCTCTGTGATCTGACTGTGGTCCTCCCTATCCTCATTATTAAATGAGTGATATCTACCTCCACAGCTGTTGATTAGTGTCTGTAGGTCTTGGTTCTGTTTCACGTAGTCATCCACTGTGTTTCCTCTGAGTCGGGGTGAATCAGCACAGGTGACTAATATCATGGTGTAGTCTGGGGCATCTTCTCCGACATTCTGCTGGATCCACTTCACAGTGTTCCTCTCGTCCTCTGTCAACCTTACCCCCAGCCGAATCACCAGCAGGAACACATGGGGCCCCGGGACTGACTTGTCCATGATGCATCTGGCTATCTCACTTCTCCTGTCCTCGCCCAGTCCTGGGGTGTCCAACACTTCAATCTTCCTCCCATTTGCCTCCCTACTCTGTTTCTCACATGCTTTGGTGACCGACTCAGGACATGAGTCCACTTTAAAGGCCTCTCTCCCAAGGATGGTGTTTCCTGTTGCGCTCTTCCCTGCTCCAACCGGACCAAGCAGAACAATGCTCAGATCAGAGTTATTTGGTTCTTCAGACACTATAGAAGAAACAGTTACAGACAGGCTTTGAAGGTACACTATACAGatatcgctctgccatttcctggttgataaATTATAAAATCAGCCTAATTTCAGATTGTGACAAAACAAGTATGTATAGTGTAGATCagggggtgggcaactccagtcctcgagggcctgattggtgtcacacttttgctcCATcccaagcaaacagctgattaaCCAGAATCATTGtgccatctaaactgctgtgtaCGAAacaaagtaaaagatgcaaaaacaaaactccAGACCGGGAAGCCTAGAaatagaacatatctaccgcttCTTGAACTTGCttccaatgagaatgacagatctataactcatttctatgtgaatttggtgtggtctcccaaaaagttacatattgcacctttaatagACTTAATGCCCTTTGATTATAAGCAGTGCACAACAAAGGCATAAAAAGAATGTATTTTCCCTGACTGGACTTGCCAGATTGTGGAGTTAAGATAAATGTAAGCACCCTTATTATTATTGTTCTCACACATGTATAAGTGTGTATTGGCTTTAGTGTTTTTGTTGCATATCTCACCCTGAGCATGGGGGCAAGGGATCAGCTATTATTGGTGACCCTGGAGCAActagggcacatcaacagatttttcacctagtcagcatGGGGATTGGAACCAGTTACCTTTTTgtaactggcccaatgctctgacCCACTAGCATACCTGCCACCTGACGAGTGTGAAAGAGAGCACTACTCAATACTTACTGTCGAGAGGTAGTGAAATGCtagctctcctcttcctctccactgtTGATATAAAAACGAAGCACATTGTTAGAGTAAATTGTACTGACAACATACTCTAGTAGATTAAAATAAATTGTAGAACTTCTTCACAACCCTGACAGACTTACCTGGACCAGACGATGATGTCATGTCTTTCTCCTGGTGGATGCTCTGAAATTACAAACGTCTTTTACCATCCTATAGTATTCATATAGAAGATCTCTATTTTTTTATTATTGGAGAGAAATCAGTATACCTATAAGTAGTATACAAACAGACAATGATAACATATGCCTGGGGGTACAACATGACAGATTATACAAAGACCTTAAA is a window from the Salmo trutta chromosome 38, fSalTru1.1, whole genome shotgun sequence genome containing:
- the LOC115178756 gene encoding GTPase IMAP family member 8 isoform X2, giving the protein MTSSSGPVERKRRASISLPLDRKSATGNTILGREAFKVDSCPESVTKACEKQSREANGRKIEVLDTPGLGEDRRSEIARCIMDKSVPGPHVFLLVIRLGVRLTEDERNTVKWIQQNVGEDAPDYTMILVTCADSPRLRGNTVDDYVKQNQDLQTLINSCGGRYHSFNNEDREDHSQITELLEKIEEMVEVNKGGSYTNKMDQNAQSETTAQKIQSRSTTWGATAAALLAAAITLLILSGVVRVAGPTDPVEPTVATGPALGIAKLARSRGRAGPALVVPTEGMRAAVGPALEEIKGVLGVLVGVAGVALVALAGLDGLALVALAGMAGVAGSAVGVAGLALGLPAGVVIIAGTGVAGLAGVALAKNFQWYQNRQHNGQERGGKQKAS
- the LOC115178756 gene encoding GTPase IMAP family member 4 isoform X1; the encoded protein is MTSSSGPVERKRRASISLPLDMSEEPNNSDLSIVLLGPVGAGKSATGNTILGREAFKVDSCPESVTKACEKQSREANGRKIEVLDTPGLGEDRRSEIARCIMDKSVPGPHVFLLVIRLGVRLTEDERNTVKWIQQNVGEDAPDYTMILVTCADSPRLRGNTVDDYVKQNQDLQTLINSCGGRYHSFNNEDREDHSQITELLEKIEEMVEVNKGGSYTNKMDQNAQSETTAQKIQSRSTTWGATAAALLAAAITLLILSGVVRVAGPTDPVEPTVATGPALGIAKLARSRGRAGPALVVPTEGMRAAVGPALEEIKGVLGVLVGVAGVALVALAGLDGLALVALAGMAGVAGSAVGVAGLALGLPAGVVIIAGTGVAGLAGVALAKNFQWYQNRQHNGQERGGKQKAS